CATCCATAACATCTTCATGCCGACAATTTTCAAACCGCGGCGTTCAAATCTTCTTATAACTTCACCAACAAGCTGTCTTTGAATCGTATTGGGTTTCAGATACACAAAAGTCCTTTCTTCCACTTGTGTGCCCTCCCTGATTTCTGTATTGGGGATCGCCATATGTCAAATTTATGAAAGTCGGGTACTCTAAAACTTTCCCGGACCCTCTCAATTTCTTCAATCTCTTATCCTAAAAAAATATACCATACTATTGCAAATATTCCGCTATAATTAAAATATGAAGACTTTTACTGAAGAAATAACAAACAGGATTTTTAGATTGATTATTAAAAGTGAAGGCATTAGTCTGGCTCTGATAGGTGAGCAAGCTTCACTACTGAAAAAGGTTGCCCTTGACGTTGTCGAACATGACCTGGAATGGAACGCGCGACGGTCGGTCGAAGACCTCATGATAGTTGAACCCGCCGACGGTAACATTGGGATAAACGAAATCAAGAAGCTCGAATCATTTTTCATGCACCGACCCCTGGGAGGTCAACGAAAATATGCGATTATTCATGACGCTGAGAGGTTCACCACCGAAGCGGCAAATGCTTTTCTCAAGTTGCTGGAAGAACCCCCATACTATGCAGTGATATTGCTCACCAGCATCTCATGGAACTCCATTATTTCAACAATAAGGAGCAGATGTTTTGCTTTTGATGTGAAAACTCCAGAGGAGCCTTTGAAACAATTAAAGGCAAAGTATAGAGAAAAAGTCAAATATATTTATGCTGTCTGCTATTCAGATTTTAAAGTCCTGGAATTCTGCCTGGACAAGGACATAGAAAACATCATCAATGAACTAATCCGATATGAATCCCTTGAATTCACCGAACTTCTAAAGGAATTGATTGAAATAGAAAAGGACGACTTAACCTTAGAAAAAAGACTTAAACTGCACAAAATACATGTGGAATTAATAAGAAGATTCGTCAAAGGAAGCAAAAGTAAATTCTTCTCGATGTTCGTCGCCCTCAAAGATGCTCTAACTGCCGGAAACACTTTTTCGAACATACGCGAATTTGCAAAGACCGTGAGAAGCATCGTTCAGGACATTCCTATCATTTCTCATACATCGTATTGGAACAGGATTGTTAACCTCGACCTGTTAGAATGGTTGATAGAGCTCGTTGATTCTGGCTTTTCAGTGGAAGAAGAGGACTATTTGTGGTTGAACTCACTTATAAGAAGAAAGGTCTCTTCGCTAAACAAAGACCTGGTGATTTATAGGATAGTTTCCGTTTTAGCAAAGAGTGCTTGGAGGGATAAGCATGCCTGAGATATATGGTATCGTTTGCGGTGTTGAGTTTCATCCAGTGGGAAAGCTATATTTGTTCACTGTCAGTGACCAAGGTATAAGACCTGGAGATCAAGTAATAGCTGAAACTGAGTTTGGGTTGGATGTGGGGGTCGTACGATATGGTCCAGTTGAAATGCGCATAGACCAACTCGAAGGTATCAAGCCTATTCTAAGAAAAATGACGCCCGAAGACGAAAAACAATACAAGAAAAACCAGAACGATTCAAAGAAAGCCTTCGAATTGTGTAAAGAAAAAATAAAGGAACACCAGCTTCCAATGCGATTACTCGAAGCGAGATACATGTTTGACCGGTCAAGAATAGTCTTTTATTTTGGTGCTGACAGTCGTGTTGATTTCAGAGAACTCGTAAAAGACCTCGCACGGATGTTCAAGGTCAGGATAGAATTAAGGCAGGTCGGTATTAGAGACGAAGTAAAGATGAAAGGGAGTATAGGACTTTGTGGCCAGGTAGCTTGCTGTGTGAGGTTCAAGCGCGAATTTGAGAGTATAACACTCAAACATGCAAAAAAACAACAGCTTCTGATCAATCCGGCCAAGATATCCGGTCGTTGCGGGAGGCTTCTCTGCTGTCTGGCTTATGAGCAGGAGCACTATGAAGAGGAACTCAGGGATATTCCCGATGAAGGTTCGCTAATAGAATATGAAGGAAAAACCTGTAAGCTATTGAATGTGAATATTTTTCTGAAGCAAATATCTATGGTAACTGATGAAGGGAACGTTATCAGGGTTCCCTTTGACGAGTTCAGGGAAAAACAGGGTATTCTGTTAGGTGAAGCGTCGCCCGAAGAACTTATAAAAAATAAGGATGAAGATATAGAAATCGATGAGGAGGGATAAAAAGATGAACCGGTCAAAACTTTCGATTGAAGAGCTGAAAGAACTGAAGGAACTCGCCAGGATTTGCCGAGGTGACATTTTAAAAATGACCACTGTGGCAAATTCTGGGCACCCGGGCGGTTCCATGTCTTCTATAGACATATATCTCACCGTTTATAAATTCGCAAAACTGAGTCCTGAAGCCCCTTTCGCTCCAAACCGTGATAGAGTGGTCGTAAGTCATGGCCACACCTCCCCTGGAGTTTATTCGGCTCTGGCAAGGCTTGGTTTTTTCAATATTGAAGACGTCATTACGGGGTTCAGGCATCCCGGTTCCATTTTTGAAGGACACATTACTCGGGGGATTCCTGGCATCGAGTGGACTACAGGTAATCTCGGTCAAGGACTCTCCGCAGGTGTTGGCATGGCCCTCGCGGCAAAACTATCGGGAAGGGACTTTCATGTATTCACTCTGATGAGTGACGCTGAACAAGCCAAGGGGCAGGTGGCAGAGGCGAGAAGAACAGCTGTGAAATACAATCTGAATAACCTGACGGTGGTCATAGATTATAACGATGCTCAGATTTCAGGCAGAGCCTCTGACACAATGCTTGTAAATATAAAAGAAAACTATGAGGCCGATGGCTGGAAAGTTATTGAGATCGATGGCCATAACCATGAAGCTTTGGCGGAAGCTCTATACGAAGCCGTTAACAAAAATGTACCCGTTGCCATTCTTGCCAGAACCGTGATGGGAAAAGGTGTTAGCTTCATGGAAGACGATGTCACTTTCCACGGAAAACCCCTCGATGTCGAAACATGCAGGAAGGCTCTGGCAGAACTTGGAGTTGAAGACGATCTGGAATTCTACATCAACCGCAGAAAGAGACTACCTGAGACCCGGGAACAACTCAAACCTCCTTTAGAAGTGATAACGATAGATTCCGGCAAACCAGTGACTTACAGTGTGAGTCAGAAGATGGATAACCGCTCCGCTTTTGGAAAAGCTCTCGCTGATCTTGCAGTATTAAATAAAGGAAAATCACCCATAGCGGTGGTGGATTGTGATCTGAAACCCTCGACAAAAACCATAGATTTTGAAAAGGTCTGGCCTGAGAACTTTATTCAGATCGGTGTTCAGGAGCACAATGCAGCAACGGTTGCTGGAAGTATGTCGGTGAACGGTGTTTTGACGTTCTTCACCGACTTCGGAGTTTTCGGTATAGACGAAACCTATAACCAGCAACGATTGAACGACATAAATAAAACAAACTTAAAAGTAGTGGTTACCCATGTTGGTTTGGATGTTGGCGAAGATGGAAAAACACACCACTGTATTGATTACATCGGCGCTCTGAGAAACCTGTATGGTTTCAAAATCATCGTTCCAGCTGACCCAAACCAGACCGACAGAGCCGTGCGTTATATCGTGCGGGAAAAAGGAAACTTTGTCATTGCCCTCGGGCGTTCCAAGCTCAACCCCATTGCGAATCTCGATGGTGAGCCATTTTTTGGTGATGAGTATGAGTTCGAATACGGAAAGGTTGATGTAATCAGAAGTGGTAGTAATGCTACCATAGTTGCTATCGGTCAGGTGGTCTCAGAAGCGGTAAAAGCTGCTGATTGTCTTCGAAAAGAAGGTATAGAGGTCACAGTTCTGGGTGTCAGCTGCCCTATCGATGCTTCCTTTGATTCCGTGAAGGATTACCTTAAGGGGAATGTGCTCACTGTGGAGGACCATAACGTACGCAGCGGACTTGGCAGCATTCTGGCTGAGTATTTCGTCGATGCCGGTTTTTTGCCAGAAAAATTTGAAAAAATTGGAATTACAGGTTATGCGGTATCTGGAAATAAGGAAATTCTTTACAAACTGTCCGGTCTGGATTCTGAGTCAATCATCGAAAAGGTAAGAAAAATGTTGAAATGAACGAAGCGATAAATGAAAGAGTAGAAAAGTTTATTAGAATACTTGAAATAGACAGCATAGATTCGGAGCTCCTTATGAGGGCTTTATGTCATTCTTCATTTGCAAACGAAAATCCAGAATTGCAATTGGAATCAAATGAAAGGCTCGAATTTCTCGGAGACGCTGTTCTCGATCTTGCCCTTGCTGACATTCTCTTCACGGAATATTCCCTGAATGAGGGAAAAATGTCGAAAATACGTTCCGCAGTCGCCAGCGAAATTATACTTTCCGTGGCGGCCCGCGAACTCCAACTGGGAGAATATCTATTACTTGGAAAAGGCGAAGAAAATTCCGGAGGCAGAACAAAGGACTCCTTACTCGCCGATGCTTTTGAAGCCGTAACTGCGGCAATATATCTGTCCGGTGGACTTGAAAGAGCGAGAAAGTTTGTGAAGAGGATGCTCAAAAAATATATAGACAAAGCCTTGAGTGGTGAACTTGTGATGGATTATAAAACTACACTTCAGGAGTACACTCAGCGAACCTTTGGAACTAGACCGGTCTACATCTCGAGGAAAAACCAGCAAAAAGATGACTTTCTGGTTGAGGTGTTTTTAAACGGCGAATATATGGGCTTTGGTATTGGAAAAACTAAAAAGCGTGCCGAACAACAAGCAGCAAAAACTGTCTATGAAAGGCTTGTAAAAGGGGAAAAAGGAGAAGATGAAAATGCCTGATTTAACTTTTGTATTCCCCCGACATACTAAGTCTATTAGTACCAGCGGTAGTACTTGCTCTTTGAACTGTAAGCATTG
This genomic interval from Kosmotoga pacifica contains the following:
- the rnc gene encoding ribonuclease III; the protein is MNEAINERVEKFIRILEIDSIDSELLMRALCHSSFANENPELQLESNERLEFLGDAVLDLALADILFTEYSLNEGKMSKIRSAVASEIILSVAARELQLGEYLLLGKGEENSGGRTKDSLLADAFEAVTAAIYLSGGLERARKFVKRMLKKYIDKALSGELVMDYKTTLQEYTQRTFGTRPVYISRKNQQKDDFLVEVFLNGEYMGFGIGKTKKRAEQQAAKTVYERLVKGEKGEDENA
- a CDS encoding transketolase is translated as MNRSKLSIEELKELKELARICRGDILKMTTVANSGHPGGSMSSIDIYLTVYKFAKLSPEAPFAPNRDRVVVSHGHTSPGVYSALARLGFFNIEDVITGFRHPGSIFEGHITRGIPGIEWTTGNLGQGLSAGVGMALAAKLSGRDFHVFTLMSDAEQAKGQVAEARRTAVKYNLNNLTVVIDYNDAQISGRASDTMLVNIKENYEADGWKVIEIDGHNHEALAEALYEAVNKNVPVAILARTVMGKGVSFMEDDVTFHGKPLDVETCRKALAELGVEDDLEFYINRRKRLPETREQLKPPLEVITIDSGKPVTYSVSQKMDNRSAFGKALADLAVLNKGKSPIAVVDCDLKPSTKTIDFEKVWPENFIQIGVQEHNAATVAGSMSVNGVLTFFTDFGVFGIDETYNQQRLNDINKTNLKVVVTHVGLDVGEDGKTHHCIDYIGALRNLYGFKIIVPADPNQTDRAVRYIVREKGNFVIALGRSKLNPIANLDGEPFFGDEYEFEYGKVDVIRSGSNATIVAIGQVVSEAVKAADCLRKEGIEVTVLGVSCPIDASFDSVKDYLKGNVLTVEDHNVRSGLGSILAEYFVDAGFLPEKFEKIGITGYAVSGNKEILYKLSGLDSESIIEKVRKMLK
- a CDS encoding PSP1 domain-containing protein; the protein is MPEIYGIVCGVEFHPVGKLYLFTVSDQGIRPGDQVIAETEFGLDVGVVRYGPVEMRIDQLEGIKPILRKMTPEDEKQYKKNQNDSKKAFELCKEKIKEHQLPMRLLEARYMFDRSRIVFYFGADSRVDFRELVKDLARMFKVRIELRQVGIRDEVKMKGSIGLCGQVACCVRFKREFESITLKHAKKQQLLINPAKISGRCGRLLCCLAYEQEHYEEELRDIPDEGSLIEYEGKTCKLLNVNIFLKQISMVTDEGNVIRVPFDEFREKQGILLGEASPEELIKNKDEDIEIDEEG